A single window of Qipengyuania sediminis DNA harbors:
- a CDS encoding M14 family metallopeptidase encodes MSANTGDIRIDSAFDSGNIEVLEIDGARARLAIPRDHMSEFKQWFHFRVSGAKGRTLELTLTGLNDSAYPGGWPGYDAVVSEDREYWGRTRSSFDKEAEGGALTILYTPASDIAWFAYFAPYSMERHHDLVAEAAGQPGVEYRCLGTSLDGQPIDCLALGEGGTQVWLYGRQHPGESMAEWWMEGALEMLTDPGDPIALALRRACRFHIVPNCNPDGSRRGHLRTNAVGVNLNREWHEPSAEKSPEVLAIRGAMDASGVDFAMDVHGDEAIPVAFLAGFEGIPSWKDAQGQGYYRYERILARRTPDFQTEQGYAKAAPGKANLSMSTNQVAERFGAVAMTLEMPFKDNPAAPEPAQGWSPERSKHLARECLGALLEWLDEDRGHDRLADQ; translated from the coding sequence ATGAGCGCGAACACCGGGGACATCCGCATCGACTCTGCCTTCGACAGCGGCAATATCGAGGTTCTTGAGATCGACGGAGCGCGGGCGCGGCTCGCGATCCCGCGTGACCACATGAGCGAGTTCAAGCAGTGGTTCCACTTCCGCGTCTCGGGCGCGAAGGGGCGAACGCTCGAGCTCACCCTTACCGGGCTCAACGACAGCGCCTATCCCGGCGGCTGGCCCGGATATGACGCGGTGGTTTCAGAAGACCGCGAGTATTGGGGCCGCACGCGTTCCAGCTTCGACAAGGAAGCGGAGGGCGGCGCGCTCACGATCCTCTACACGCCCGCGAGCGACATTGCATGGTTCGCCTATTTCGCGCCCTATTCGATGGAACGGCACCACGATCTGGTAGCCGAAGCGGCAGGACAGCCGGGAGTCGAATACCGCTGCCTCGGCACCAGCCTCGATGGCCAGCCGATAGACTGCCTGGCCCTTGGCGAGGGCGGAACGCAGGTCTGGCTCTATGGCCGCCAGCATCCCGGCGAATCGATGGCCGAGTGGTGGATGGAAGGCGCGCTCGAGATGCTGACCGATCCCGGCGATCCGATCGCGCTGGCGCTGCGCCGCGCTTGCCGCTTCCATATCGTGCCCAATTGCAATCCCGACGGGTCGCGGCGCGGACATCTGCGCACCAATGCAGTGGGCGTGAATCTCAATCGCGAATGGCATGAGCCGAGCGCCGAGAAGTCGCCCGAGGTGCTGGCAATTCGCGGTGCCATGGACGCGAGCGGAGTCGATTTCGCCATGGACGTTCACGGCGACGAGGCCATTCCGGTTGCCTTCCTCGCCGGTTTCGAAGGCATTCCTTCGTGGAAGGATGCGCAAGGGCAGGGCTATTACCGCTACGAACGCATCCTTGCGCGCCGGACTCCCGATTTCCAGACCGAACAAGGCTATGCCAAGGCCGCGCCGGGCAAGGCCAATCTTTCCATGAGCACCAATCAGGTCGCCGAGCGCTTCGGCGCGGTCGCGATGACGCTGGAGATGCCGTTCAAGGACAATCCCGCCGCGCCCGAGCCGGCGCAGGGGTGGAGCCCGGAACGCAGCAAGCACCTCGCACGCGAATGCCTCGGCGCACTGCTCGAATGGCTGGACGAGGACAGGGGGCACGACCGTCTGGCGGATCAATAG